One stretch of Gouania willdenowi chromosome 16, fGouWil2.1, whole genome shotgun sequence DNA includes these proteins:
- the eva1ba gene encoding eva-1 homolog Ba: MDVKKKEMDLLSNSIAAYAHIKANPESFGLYFVLGVCFGLVLTLCLLVIRISCKPRTNITSSTPEKKTPKEVTEGNKESDDDDDDEGGDEEAPVLLPSTEIPVSNHVNQSDGTLSVNVFTSAEELERAQRLEERERIIREIWRNGQPDILGSGTGTIGRVHYY, translated from the exons ATggatgtgaagaaaaaagaaatggacCTTCTGAGCAACAGCATCGCTGCATACGCTCACATCAAAG CAAACCCCGAGAGCTTCGGCCTCTACTTCGTGCTGGGCGTGTGTTTCGGCCTGGTTCTGACCCTCTGCCTCCTGGTGATCCGTATCTCCTGTAAACCACGCACCAACATCACATCATCCACACCTGAGAAAAAGACCCCTAAAGAGGTCACAGAGGGCAACAAGGAGAgcgatgatgacgatgatgatgaagggGGCGATGAAGAGGCTCCGGTTTTGTTACCCAGCACAGAAATCCCAGTTAGCAACCACGTCAACCAATCAGACGGGACGCTGAGTGTCAACGTGTTTACATCAGCGGAGGAGCTAGAGCGCGCCCAGCGATTGGAGGAGAGGGAACGAATTATCAGGGAGATCTGGAGGAACGGTCAGCCGGATATCCTCGGCTCAGGAACTGGAACTATTGGAAGGGTGCATTACTACTGA